In Methanomassiliicoccales archaeon, the following are encoded in one genomic region:
- a CDS encoding phosphoribosylanthranilate isomerase encodes MIKVKVCGMLREEDIISSRKADYVGFIVETNSRRELTISRAEQLMSMAKCKKVIVTTCQSEEVLKQIVRVLKPDVLQLHSVMEVDDVEAIANAVPCDVWALQPVGWGDELERSQKLVGKCSGLVLDTASPSFGGNGVKHDWTVSAEIVEAVDPFPVVLAGGLNPGNVVDAIMAVHPFAVDVSSGVETGGRKSIDLIEMFISNARSVH; translated from the coding sequence ATGATCAAGGTGAAGGTCTGCGGAATGCTCAGGGAAGAGGACATCATCTCTTCGCGCAAGGCGGATTACGTCGGCTTCATCGTCGAGACCAATTCCCGGAGGGAGCTCACCATATCCAGAGCGGAGCAGCTGATGTCGATGGCGAAGTGCAAGAAGGTCATCGTCACCACCTGCCAGAGCGAAGAGGTCCTGAAGCAGATCGTCAGGGTCCTGAAACCGGACGTGCTCCAGCTTCACTCGGTGATGGAGGTGGATGACGTGGAGGCCATCGCCAACGCGGTCCCATGCGATGTATGGGCGCTTCAACCGGTGGGCTGGGGGGACGAACTGGAGCGGTCCCAGAAGCTGGTCGGGAAATGCTCAGGGCTGGTGCTCGACACTGCCTCCCCCTCGTTCGGGGGGAACGGGGTCAAACACGATTGGACCGTAAGCGCCGAGATCGTGGAGGCAGTGGACCCGTTCCCAGTGGTGTTGGCGGGGGGACTGAACCCAGGCAACGTCGTCGATGCCATCATGGCGGTGCATCCGTTCGCCGTGGACGTATCGTCCGGAGTGGAGACCGGCGGCCGCAAGTCCATAGACCTGATCGAGATGTTCATCTCAAACGCAAGGAGTGTTCACTGA
- a CDS encoding indole-3-glycerol-phosphate synthase, translated as MPEDTLERLVRNAELLVASDYYDIEAATPYIRPVRRSLAKALQCSKHFPIIAEVKLASPSNGNIALHDPGQLIAYYLRGGATALSVLTEPKFFKGSLGLLDEASSHPVPVIMKDFVISRNQVEAAARHGASAILLIQRLFSSHMVKVQRDALIGHAHDRGLEVLLEAADEIELLQCLKSSADVVGINQRDLRTMAIEDGKGVRLLNNLAHKTRPIIVMSGISAREQVEEIRKSGAAGVLIGTELAASADPENRLRGLVVPR; from the coding sequence ATGCCGGAAGACACACTGGAAAGGCTGGTAAGGAACGCCGAGCTATTGGTGGCGTCCGACTATTACGACATCGAGGCGGCCACTCCGTACATACGTCCGGTGCGCCGGTCCCTGGCCAAGGCGCTCCAGTGCTCTAAACACTTCCCGATCATCGCCGAGGTGAAGCTGGCCTCACCTTCCAACGGCAACATCGCCCTTCATGACCCGGGACAGCTTATCGCATATTACCTCAGAGGCGGCGCCACCGCCCTTTCGGTCCTCACGGAACCGAAGTTCTTCAAGGGCAGCCTTGGGTTGCTGGACGAGGCATCGTCACATCCCGTCCCGGTCATCATGAAGGATTTCGTGATCTCCAGGAATCAGGTCGAGGCGGCCGCCAGGCACGGTGCCAGCGCCATCCTTCTCATTCAGAGGTTGTTCTCCTCCCATATGGTCAAGGTACAGAGGGATGCCCTCATCGGGCATGCCCATGACCGGGGACTGGAGGTGCTGCTCGAGGCGGCGGACGAGATCGAGCTGCTGCAATGCCTCAAGAGTTCGGCAGACGTCGTCGGGATAAACCAAAGGGACCTGAGGACCATGGCCATCGAGGATGGCAAGGGGGTCAGGCTCCTGAACAACCTGGCACACAAGACAAGACCGATCATAGTGATGTCCGGTATCTCCGCCCGGGAACAGGTCGAGGAGATCCGTAAAAGCGGGGCGGCCGGGGTCCTGATAGGGACCGAGCTGGCGGCGTCAGCGGACCCGGAGAACCGGCTCAGAGGCCTGGTGGTGCCAAGATGA
- the trpB gene encoding tryptophan synthase subunit beta, with product MSDRTRFGEYGGQYVPEILMPALIELEATYERVKNDKTFQDELSWYNVNYGGRETPLYFARRLTEKYGGAKIYLKREDLAHGGAHKFNNVMGQALLAKRMGKERIIAETGAGQHGTATAMAAAVLGMDAEIYMGADDVKRQRMNVFRMRLMGAKVNEVQIGSRTLKDAISEAFRDWAASVETTYYMFGTAAGPHPYPMMVRDFQSIIGKEIKRQLKAQEGKLPDLLVACVGGGSNAIGTFHPFIKNRGVKFLGAEAAGCGIETGKHSCSISAGSVGVFQGSKSYLLQDKDGMVHEAHSIAAGLDYPGVGPEHSYLKDIKRAEYVGITDEQALEAFVELSRLEGIIPALESAHAVYAGCQRAKEMDADQVVVITVSGRGDKDLETVFNMGLIK from the coding sequence ATGTCTGACAGAACGAGGTTCGGCGAGTATGGCGGACAGTACGTCCCGGAGATACTCATGCCGGCTCTGATAGAGCTCGAGGCCACATATGAAAGGGTCAAGAACGACAAAACATTCCAGGACGAGCTCAGCTGGTACAATGTCAACTACGGCGGCAGGGAGACGCCGCTCTATTTCGCCAGACGCCTAACGGAGAAGTACGGCGGGGCCAAGATCTACCTGAAGAGGGAGGACCTTGCCCACGGAGGCGCCCACAAGTTCAACAACGTCATGGGTCAGGCGCTCCTGGCGAAGCGCATGGGCAAGGAACGCATCATCGCCGAGACCGGTGCCGGGCAGCATGGCACGGCAACCGCCATGGCCGCGGCGGTCCTGGGCATGGATGCGGAGATCTACATGGGCGCGGATGACGTCAAGCGTCAGCGGATGAACGTGTTCCGCATGCGCCTGATGGGGGCCAAGGTCAACGAGGTCCAGATCGGCTCCAGGACGCTCAAGGATGCCATAAGCGAGGCGTTCCGGGACTGGGCCGCGTCGGTCGAGACGACCTACTACATGTTCGGGACGGCGGCCGGTCCGCACCCCTATCCGATGATGGTGCGCGATTTCCAGAGCATCATAGGCAAGGAGATCAAGAGGCAACTGAAGGCACAGGAGGGGAAGCTCCCGGACCTGCTCGTGGCCTGCGTGGGCGGCGGCAGCAACGCCATCGGGACCTTCCATCCGTTCATCAAGAACAGGGGCGTGAAGTTCCTGGGGGCCGAAGCGGCCGGATGCGGGATCGAGACGGGGAAACACTCCTGTTCGATCTCGGCCGGATCGGTAGGCGTGTTCCAAGGCTCGAAGTCCTATCTGCTCCAGGACAAGGACGGGATGGTGCATGAGGCGCATAGCATCGCCGCCGGTCTCGACTACCCCGGGGTCGGTCCGGAGCACTCCTACCTGAAAGATATTAAGCGCGCCGAGTACGTAGGAATCACCGATGAGCAGGCGCTCGAAGCTTTCGTCGAACTGTCCCGGCTGGAAGGCATAATACCTGCCCTCGAATCGGCACATGCGGTGTATGCTGGTTGTCAGAGGGCCAAGGAGATGGACGCCGACCAGGTCGTGGTCATCACCGTAAGCGGCCGGGGGGACAAGGACCTCGAGACAGTGTTCAATATGGGATTGATCAAATGA
- the trpA gene encoding tryptophan synthase subunit alpha yields MTVQKRCHRPDDRSGTAGRVEEAFRNCKERDESALIVYLTGGFPSFETSLSYILACSEGGADVIEIGVPFSDPMADGAVIQKASDEALRAGVTPKRVLELTARVREKCDVPIVLMGYYNPIFRMGEEEFVRQAKEAGADGLIVADLPMEESLTLEMLCMNEGIHLIQLIAPTTSEDRMMHIAGRSSGYLYLVSRLGTTGAKGELSENLPTLIERAKEAAGDLPLAVGFGISTKEHVEEITAMGADGVIVGSAILSRMIDGVKPHEIRDFVKELKSGSRKK; encoded by the coding sequence ATGACTGTGCAAAAGCGTTGCCATAGACCGGACGACCGGTCGGGGACGGCGGGCCGGGTGGAGGAAGCGTTCCGTAACTGCAAGGAGCGCGATGAGAGCGCATTGATCGTGTACCTTACCGGAGGATTTCCTTCCTTCGAGACATCGCTGAGCTACATACTCGCATGTTCCGAGGGCGGTGCCGATGTCATAGAGATCGGCGTCCCGTTCAGTGACCCCATGGCCGACGGGGCGGTCATCCAGAAGGCGAGCGACGAGGCGTTGAGGGCCGGAGTGACCCCGAAGAGGGTCCTGGAACTGACCGCCCGGGTAAGGGAAAAATGCGATGTCCCGATCGTGCTGATGGGCTACTACAACCCCATCTTCCGGATGGGCGAGGAGGAGTTCGTCAGGCAGGCCAAGGAAGCGGGGGCGGACGGGCTTATCGTGGCCGACCTGCCCATGGAGGAATCACTGACCCTGGAGATGCTCTGCATGAACGAGGGCATCCATCTGATCCAGCTGATAGCACCGACCACTTCCGAGGACAGAATGATGCATATCGCCGGACGGTCGAGCGGATATCTCTACCTGGTCAGCCGGCTGGGCACGACTGGGGCGAAAGGCGAACTGAGCGAGAATCTGCCGACCCTGATCGAAAGGGCCAAGGAGGCTGCAGGGGACCTGCCGCTGGCGGTGGGATTCGGCATCTCGACGAAGGAACACGTCGAAGAGATCACCGCCATGGGGGCGGACGGTGTGATCGTCGGTTCGGCGATACTTTCCAGGATGATCGACGGGGTCAAGCCTCACGAAATCCGGGATTTCGTAAAGGAGCTTAAATCAGGCAGCCGGAAAAAGTGA
- a CDS encoding CBS domain-containing protein, which translates to MNGNGNRAQSDKSYNLSEILYSRVEWKGKKIGKLNDLVIRGNGAIPEVTQIVVIRPFGNPALLVPWEKVVSFEKDKVVIGIDDPKYFQAEPQEDALLLKDHILDKKILDLEDTEVEVVYDLQLISRNDRLYVTAVDSSRYGRWRRLGFRRTADLRQAADKMHENMIPWTIVQPLPPNMSSFKGEVKLKILKEKLAEMQPADVADILEELDHYQRLIVFDQLETEHASDTLEQIDPNVQREMVSNMQKDRVVELIDEMTSGQAADLLSALPRNEAETLMAKINPNLATKVRSIMEKVEEKAINYATSRFIRAPGDKTTDDIQNDYPKLAKGKMVVMYFYVVDENDKLLGVLDIKELLEAPDEALLQDVMITNVIALGPNSTLKEAAELFSRYDFRAIPVVDENEKILGVVPYRDVMRLTHHFVE; encoded by the coding sequence ATGAACGGGAATGGAAACAGAGCACAATCCGATAAGAGCTACAACCTGAGCGAGATCCTTTACAGCCGAGTGGAATGGAAGGGGAAGAAGATCGGAAAGCTCAATGACCTGGTCATCAGGGGGAATGGAGCCATCCCAGAAGTGACCCAGATCGTTGTCATCCGTCCTTTCGGCAACCCGGCGTTGCTTGTGCCCTGGGAAAAGGTAGTATCCTTTGAAAAGGATAAGGTCGTGATCGGAATCGATGATCCGAAATACTTCCAGGCCGAACCGCAGGAAGATGCACTTCTATTAAAGGATCACATCCTGGACAAGAAGATATTGGACCTCGAGGATACGGAGGTCGAAGTGGTTTACGACCTCCAGCTGATCTCGCGTAATGATCGGTTGTATGTGACAGCTGTGGATTCCAGCCGCTATGGAAGATGGAGGAGGTTGGGCTTCAGGAGAACAGCCGATTTGAGACAGGCGGCCGATAAGATGCATGAGAACATGATCCCCTGGACGATCGTTCAGCCTTTGCCTCCCAACATGTCCTCGTTCAAGGGTGAGGTCAAGCTCAAGATACTCAAGGAAAAGTTAGCCGAAATGCAACCGGCAGATGTGGCTGACATTTTGGAGGAACTCGACCATTACCAAAGGCTTATCGTGTTCGATCAGCTGGAAACAGAACACGCCTCCGATACGCTGGAACAGATCGATCCAAACGTTCAAAGAGAAATGGTCTCGAACATGCAGAAGGACCGCGTGGTCGAACTTATTGATGAGATGACCTCGGGACAGGCTGCCGATCTGTTGAGCGCACTACCCCGTAATGAGGCCGAGACGCTCATGGCCAAGATCAACCCGAACCTCGCCACCAAGGTCCGCTCCATTATGGAGAAGGTGGAGGAAAAGGCCATCAATTATGCCACCTCACGGTTCATCAGGGCGCCGGGAGATAAGACCACTGACGATATCCAGAACGATTACCCAAAGTTGGCCAAGGGCAAGATGGTGGTCATGTACTTCTATGTGGTCGACGAAAACGATAAGTTACTCGGCGTGCTGGACATCAAAGAGCTGCTGGAAGCGCCGGATGAAGCTTTGCTCCAGGATGTGATGATAACGAACGTGATCGCCCTTGGCCCCAACAGCACATTGAAGGAAGCAGCGGAACTGTTCTCCAGGTATGATTTCCGGGCGATACCGGTGGTGGACGAGAACGAGAAGATACTCGGAGTGGTCCCTTACCGCGATGTGATGAGGTTAACTCACCATTTCGTTGAATGA
- a CDS encoding aminodeoxychorismate/anthranilate synthase component II, with protein MRILLLDNYDSFVYNLKQHMGELGPEVTVVRNDAIDMEGIDRFDPDAIMISPGPGHPGVKRDFGVCAEALTGICRSVPTLGVCLGHQGIAHYYGGKVTRAEELMHGKTSVIEHDGEGVFAGLDDTLTVGRYHSLVVDQELPEDLKVTARTADGTIMGIRHLRYPIEGVQFHPESILTPKGKSMLANFIAGARC; from the coding sequence ATGAGGATCCTGTTGCTTGATAACTACGATTCATTCGTTTACAATCTGAAGCAGCACATGGGAGAGCTAGGTCCGGAGGTAACCGTGGTCAGAAACGACGCCATCGACATGGAAGGCATAGACCGGTTCGACCCGGACGCCATAATGATCTCGCCTGGACCGGGACACCCGGGGGTCAAACGTGATTTCGGGGTCTGCGCCGAGGCGCTGACCGGCATCTGCCGATCGGTTCCCACGCTTGGGGTCTGCCTGGGACACCAGGGCATCGCCCATTACTATGGTGGAAAGGTGACGAGGGCAGAGGAGCTCATGCACGGCAAGACATCGGTCATCGAACATGACGGTGAAGGGGTGTTCGCCGGGCTCGATGATACGCTCACGGTGGGACGGTACCACTCCCTGGTGGTAGATCAGGAACTGCCAGAGGACCTTAAGGTCACCGCGCGCACCGCGGACGGCACGATAATGGGCATCAGGCATCTCCGGTATCCGATCGAAGGGGTCCAGTTCCATCCGGAATCGATCCTTACCCCCAAAGGAAAGAGCATGTTGGCCAACTTCATCGCCGGTGCGAGGTGCTGA
- a CDS encoding ABC transporter ATP-binding protein has product MESIRLEGVSYRYPESDNAIERLDIAIGKGERVALVGPNGAGKSTLLHIMAGLFIPTEGKASIGGVELTKRSAPEARKNVGLLFQDPDDQIFMPTVFEDVTFGPLNMGLPENEVVERTRNAMRQAGVEEYGNRVPHRLSTGEKKRVAIAGLLAMSPPTLLLDEPTANLDPQGKRDLVNVLDSLDQTIVLATHDLSVAFELTDRVIVLKRTILFDGDFRKLIKDKKMLAEARLELPSFSRLMESWAERTGRSFVPPLNVDEALEELLR; this is encoded by the coding sequence ATGGAATCCATAAGGCTGGAAGGTGTTTCCTACAGATATCCAGAATCGGATAACGCGATCGAGAGATTAGATATCGCCATCGGTAAGGGCGAAAGGGTGGCGTTGGTGGGACCTAACGGCGCCGGAAAGAGCACGCTCCTTCACATAATGGCGGGACTGTTCATTCCCACCGAGGGAAAGGCATCCATAGGGGGTGTGGAGCTCACCAAGAGGTCGGCACCGGAGGCAAGGAAGAACGTCGGCCTCCTGTTCCAGGACCCCGATGATCAGATTTTCATGCCCACGGTGTTCGAGGACGTCACCTTCGGCCCGCTGAACATGGGATTGCCAGAGAACGAGGTGGTGGAGAGGACGAGGAATGCCATGCGCCAGGCAGGGGTGGAGGAATACGGAAACCGGGTGCCTCACCGCCTATCGACCGGTGAGAAGAAGAGGGTGGCCATTGCTGGTTTGCTGGCGATGTCTCCCCCGACCCTGTTGCTCGATGAGCCGACGGCCAATCTGGACCCGCAGGGCAAGAGGGACCTGGTGAACGTGCTCGACTCTCTCGACCAGACGATCGTCCTGGCTACTCATGATCTTTCGGTCGCGTTCGAGCTCACCGACCGGGTCATCGTTCTGAAGAGGACGATATTGTTCGATGGCGATTTCCGCAAGCTGATCAAGGACAAGAAGATGCTGGCAGAGGCCAGGCTTGAACTGCCTTCCTTCTCCAGGCTGATGGAGTCGTGGGCAGAAAGGACCGGTAGGTCGTTCGTACCCCCTCTCAACGTTGACGAGGCGTTGGAGGAATTGTTACGCTAG
- the trpD gene encoding anthranilate phosphoribosyltransferase produces the protein MIESMTRTDIRRTSISELAEDMVSGRASHEEMLTTLTALAVKGETPEQIRAFAEAFAAASVKVHTRHRTVADLCGTGGASFRTFNVSTISAFVVAGCEMPVAKHGNRSSSGVCGSADLLTALGANPIIGPELAEKMLDEIGMTFLFAPHYHPAMRNVAAVRKELRSKTVFNIIGPLINPVEADRMQLMGVYDPKLLHIVPGIMNELGIRRALVVHGFPGMDEVSTLGTTQAVLLDRGRTEQIEIAPKSLGFDPPRPEVISELTPDLSAKAARRVLSGSPGPRRDMVVLNSASALFACDRVKNIEEGIDMASMSIDSGKAMRILTEFIEMSRAEQ, from the coding sequence ATGATCGAATCAATGACCAGAACCGATATCCGTCGAACGAGCATATCAGAACTGGCAGAGGACATGGTCTCCGGCAGGGCGTCGCACGAGGAGATGCTGACCACGCTCACTGCGTTGGCCGTAAAGGGCGAGACCCCCGAGCAGATCAGGGCTTTCGCGGAAGCCTTTGCGGCCGCCTCCGTCAAGGTGCATACTAGGCACCGAACGGTGGCCGACCTTTGCGGTACGGGGGGAGCCTCCTTCCGCACATTTAACGTCTCCACCATTTCCGCCTTCGTCGTTGCCGGATGTGAAATGCCAGTGGCCAAACACGGCAACCGGTCCAGCTCAGGGGTCTGCGGAAGCGCTGACCTGCTTACCGCGCTTGGCGCGAACCCGATCATCGGACCGGAACTGGCCGAAAAGATGCTGGACGAGATAGGCATGACCTTTCTCTTCGCCCCTCATTACCACCCGGCGATGAGGAACGTCGCCGCTGTGAGGAAAGAGCTCCGGTCCAAGACGGTCTTCAACATCATCGGCCCTTTGATCAACCCGGTCGAGGCGGACCGGATGCAGCTGATGGGAGTTTACGATCCAAAGCTGCTGCACATCGTGCCTGGCATAATGAACGAGCTGGGCATCCGGCGTGCGCTCGTGGTCCACGGGTTCCCTGGTATGGATGAGGTGTCGACACTTGGTACGACCCAGGCGGTGCTGCTCGACCGCGGCAGGACCGAGCAGATCGAGATCGCCCCAAAATCCCTAGGGTTCGATCCCCCGAGGCCGGAAGTGATCTCCGAACTGACGCCGGACCTGTCGGCCAAGGCGGCCCGCCGTGTGCTTTCCGGCTCACCGGGACCAAGAAGGGACATGGTGGTGCTCAACAGCGCAAGTGCCCTCTTCGCCTGCGACAGGGTTAAGAATATCGAGGAGGGAATCGATATGGCAAGCATGTCCATCGATTCTGGGAAGGCCATGAGGATTCTGACCGAGTTCATAGAGATGAGCAGGGCTGAGCAGTGA
- a CDS encoding energy-coupling factor ABC transporter permease gives MAQSCYGDQSMHIPDGLMSPEVLILGWIVAVPVIAIAIWKLNKNIDERAIPFMAMLAAGIFVAQMLNFPVGGGTTGHLIGATLAVILLGPYAAIVVITAILVIQCFVFGDGGITALGLNLANMAVIAPFIGWTTTRFLSGRMDKVGMLLAAWLSVVMAALACALELSLSYELSNGAYGISAGFAIPAMFGYHVLIGIGEAAITGGVVLYLAKVSPGILRIKDGIAGAKSIPAKGYVKAAFGIILAFAVGLIGFFSFSAAYGDGLEVTMERAGVHEIEPLFTSILGYGNGYGGVLLAGIIGFGIILISIMAYWAVKRSRTARSMKPDRESEA, from the coding sequence ATGGCACAATCGTGCTACGGAGATCAGAGCATGCATATCCCCGATGGCCTCATGTCCCCCGAAGTCCTCATCCTCGGATGGATCGTTGCGGTCCCTGTCATCGCCATCGCGATCTGGAAGCTCAACAAGAACATCGATGAGAGGGCCATTCCGTTCATGGCCATGCTTGCCGCGGGCATATTCGTCGCCCAGATGCTCAACTTCCCGGTGGGCGGCGGGACCACCGGTCATCTGATCGGCGCCACGCTGGCGGTTATATTGCTCGGGCCCTATGCCGCGATCGTTGTGATCACGGCCATTTTGGTGATCCAGTGCTTTGTGTTCGGAGATGGCGGAATAACCGCGCTGGGCCTCAACCTGGCAAACATGGCGGTCATAGCCCCGTTCATCGGCTGGACCACGACCAGGTTCCTATCCGGCAGGATGGACAAGGTCGGCATGCTTTTGGCGGCATGGCTATCGGTGGTCATGGCGGCGCTGGCCTGCGCCCTCGAACTGTCCCTCAGCTACGAACTGTCCAATGGGGCCTATGGTATCTCGGCTGGATTTGCGATACCGGCGATGTTCGGATATCACGTCCTCATCGGGATCGGAGAGGCGGCGATAACCGGCGGCGTAGTGTTGTATCTGGCCAAGGTCTCACCGGGCATTCTGAGGATAAAAGACGGGATCGCGGGAGCGAAGAGCATCCCGGCCAAGGGCTATGTCAAAGCAGCGTTCGGCATCATCCTGGCCTTCGCGGTCGGGCTCATCGGCTTCTTCTCATTCTCGGCTGCCTACGGCGATGGTCTCGAGGTCACCATGGAACGTGCTGGTGTCCACGAGATCGAACCGCTCTTCACATCGATCCTCGGTTACGGTAACGGTTATGGCGGAGTATTGCTCGCCGGCATCATCGGATTTGGGATCATATTGATCTCGATCATGGCATACTGGGCGGTCAAGAGGTCCAGGACCGCAAGATCGATGAAACCCGACCGGGAAAGTGAAGCGTAG
- a CDS encoding NRAMP family divalent metal transporter: protein MAGPGIIVMVADNDAGGITTYSVTGAQYGYSLIWFLILLGPIAYFVQEMTVRLGAVTKRGHAEAIFDAFGSFWGWFSLSDLALTDWLTLITEFIGMTAALSIFGIPPVITVAVVSVFMILLVMNGKYWTWEKIVLVLCVLNLIYVPAAFLVHPNVSTVLGGVIPNIPAGPLAALFFLLMANIGTTIAPWMLFFQQSSVVDKGMKEKDIPFGKMDTAMGAILTVVVAVFLIIVTGTLLYGQNIGSAAQAAVALQGIDYWVGTFLAIGLFDAGLLGAIAISLASSWAVGEVFGWAHSLNHKIREAPWFYIFYFFMLVTAGGVVLLSTQATLVTVTLFVQVIAVTLLPAALVFLLLLLNSEELMGKYKNTRFQNIIGFGIVALIIALSTMYALTTLFPGLLGGG from the coding sequence ATGGCAGGTCCCGGGATCATCGTCATGGTGGCCGACAATGATGCTGGTGGAATAACCACATACTCCGTGACCGGCGCCCAATACGGATACAGTCTGATCTGGTTCCTAATTCTACTAGGTCCTATTGCTTACTTCGTGCAGGAAATGACCGTGAGGTTAGGAGCGGTGACTAAACGCGGCCATGCGGAGGCGATCTTCGATGCATTCGGCTCATTCTGGGGCTGGTTCTCGCTTTCCGACCTAGCGTTGACCGATTGGCTCACGCTGATCACCGAATTCATCGGAATGACCGCGGCACTGAGCATTTTCGGAATTCCACCGGTCATCACTGTGGCGGTCGTATCGGTATTCATGATATTGCTGGTCATGAATGGTAAGTATTGGACCTGGGAAAAGATCGTTCTCGTCCTGTGCGTCCTCAACCTCATCTATGTTCCGGCCGCGTTCCTGGTGCACCCCAATGTATCAACGGTGTTGGGTGGGGTGATACCGAACATTCCTGCGGGACCGCTGGCCGCGCTGTTCTTTTTGCTTATGGCGAACATCGGAACGACCATCGCCCCTTGGATGCTGTTCTTTCAGCAATCCTCAGTGGTCGACAAGGGAATGAAAGAGAAGGACATCCCGTTCGGCAAAATGGATACCGCCATGGGCGCTATCTTGACCGTGGTCGTCGCCGTGTTCTTGATCATAGTGACCGGGACATTACTCTACGGGCAGAACATCGGAAGCGCAGCCCAGGCCGCCGTTGCATTGCAGGGCATTGACTATTGGGTCGGCACGTTCCTAGCGATTGGTCTGTTCGACGCCGGTCTTCTCGGAGCGATAGCGATCTCTCTGGCTAGCTCTTGGGCGGTCGGAGAAGTTTTCGGATGGGCCCATTCCTTAAACCACAAGATCCGTGAGGCTCCCTGGTTCTACATTTTCTACTTCTTCATGCTGGTCACCGCGGGTGGGGTCGTGCTCCTCTCAACCCAGGCGACCCTGGTGACAGTCACCCTATTTGTCCAGGTGATCGCTGTGACGTTGCTTCCGGCCGCTCTTGTGTTCTTGCTTCTTCTTCTGAACAGCGAGGAGCTAATGGGCAAGTACAAGAACACCAGATTTCAGAACATAATAGGGTTCGGGATCGTGGCGCTCATCATCGCACTTTCGACCATGTACGCATTGACCACGCTTTTCCCCGGTCTGTTAGGAGGTGGTTAA
- the cbiQ gene encoding cobalt ECF transporter T component CbiQ: MSEHDELDRFATRSTLYRFDPRVKLASTIFLVVVTALLQNITALLFILAFVLILSIVSRVPMHHIGENFILAVPFIIFAAITVFLTSNPWNALAMAVRISASVLALILLVSTTPFFEMMSAFRWFRMPKLLAILILFTYRFIFILRDESDRMKMARKARGFSGGKHLFEKRAFQTISNTVGMVFVRSSQRATDIYDALLTRGYSGNVRTLRKSKVGAKDAVFASMFVLVCLSSIMLQHGGSLWNP, encoded by the coding sequence GTGTCCGAACACGATGAACTTGACCGGTTCGCCACCCGTTCCACTCTTTACAGGTTCGATCCAAGGGTAAAACTGGCATCAACCATCTTCCTCGTGGTGGTGACCGCCCTTCTGCAGAACATAACCGCCCTGCTGTTCATCTTGGCATTCGTGCTGATCCTTAGTATCGTCTCTAGGGTCCCGATGCACCACATCGGCGAGAACTTCATTTTGGCGGTTCCCTTCATCATCTTTGCGGCGATCACGGTCTTCTTGACGTCGAATCCCTGGAACGCGTTGGCCATGGCGGTAAGGATATCCGCCTCGGTCCTCGCATTGATCCTGCTGGTATCCACCACACCTTTCTTCGAAATGATGTCGGCATTCCGGTGGTTCAGGATGCCGAAGCTACTGGCGATCCTGATATTGTTCACCTATCGGTTCATCTTCATATTGCGCGATGAATCTGACCGGATGAAGATGGCGAGGAAGGCCCGGGGATTTAGCGGTGGCAAGCACCTGTTCGAGAAGAGAGCATTCCAGACCATCTCCAATACCGTCGGAATGGTGTTCGTTCGCTCCAGCCAAAGAGCCACCGACATCTATGATGCGCTTCTAACACGGGGATATTCCGGGAACGTGAGAACGTTGAGGAAGAGCAAGGTTGGAGCAAAAGACGCGGTATTCGCATCGATGTTCGTACTGGTATGCCTATCGTCGATAATGCTTCAGCATGGGGGATCATTATGGAATCCATAA